The following is a genomic window from Crossiella equi.
CCAGCTCCTCCGCCAGCCCCTCGCCGGGGCCGCGCGCGAACTCCACCGCCACGGGCTCGGGACCGTCGGCGAAGCGGGTCAGCACGCGCCGCAGCGGCCCGGCGGCGCACGTGGCGGCGGCCACCGCGATCGCGGCCATCCCCACCCAGAACCGCTCGGCGGTGGCGGTGTCCAGGAGGGCGGTGGCGGCCAGGTAGAGCACCCCGATCTCCAGCCACAGCAGCCCGTAGAGCAGGGAGCGGCGCAGCACCACGTGCCGGAACAGCGTGGCCGACACCGCGATGGGGGCGACGGTGGCCGGTACCGCGTCCACCAGCAGCGACAGCGCGGACGCCGACGGCACGGGCGCGAGCCCGCCCAGGTGGCCCAGGCTGACCAGGAAGAACCCGAGCACCAGGGCCGCCCCGGTGACCAGCACCCACCGCAGCTGCCGCCGGGCGGCGGGCTCCAGGGCGAAGCAGCGCACGGCCAGCAGCAGCACGGCCGACTGCGCGGTCAGGCGCGGCACGGTGTCCTCGGCGATCAGCCCGAGCAGCGGCCGCCCGGCCGCCAGCGTGGCCAGGGGCAGCGCCAGCAGCAGCCAGGGCAGGTGCACGAGCACGCGCTCCCCGCGCCACCGGTAGCGCCCGTCGGGCAGCAACGCGACCAGCCGCAGCGTGCACGCGGTGAACAGGATCTCCAGGGGCACCTCGCCCAGGTAGCGGGGCAGGAACCCCCGGGGGCCGAGCCACTCGAAGAGCAGCTTGGCCGCCAGGCACAACCCGGCCGCGAGGAAGGTGCGCGACAGGGGGTGCCGGGGCGCGCGCAGGCGGGCGTGCAGGCCGCAGAGCAGGTAGGGCAGCCCGATGGCCAGGGAGATCCAGGCGGGGGTGTTCAGCGGGGCTCACCGCCCAGGTCCAGCCGAGGCAGGCGGCCCAGGGCCAGGCCCAGGGCCCGGACCGGCGCTGGTCGCGCACGTCCTGGACCGCTCGCCGGGCGCCGCCCCGGGGGCCGGCCGCCGCAGCCCTGGCCATCGCAGCCCTGGCCGCCGCCTTGACTTCCGCCGCCCTGGCTCCTGGCTCGCGGGCTTCCGGCCCCACTGCCCCGGCCGCCGCTGCCCGGGCCAACACCGTCCTGGCCACCGCGGCGGCTGGACTCGGCGACCTCGTCCCACGGCCAGCGGCCGAGCCCGGTCCCCGGCCTGCCGTCCCCGCGGCCCGACAGCCACCGCTCCTGGTCCACCACCCCCACCCGCCCATTCTCCTCCTCCTCGCCCGAACGGGGGCGGGTCGCCCGGAGGGCTGCCCCAAGGGGCGCTGGCCGGAAACAGCCAGAAACCGGGCCGACGCGTTGACACCCGGCCGGGGGCGCCAGAAAGCTCCGATGAATCACCTGATTCCACTGGAGCACCGGAGAGCACCGGGAGGCGGACGTGCGCGTCGGCAGGTTGCTGGGGGTGGTGGCGGCACTGGTGTGCGCGCTGCCCGCGCTGGCGTCGGCGGAACCAGCCGGGGCGGCCGAGTCGCCCCTCATCGCTGACTCCACCGCGTATGTGGACCCGTTCATCGGCACCGGGCTGGCCAACGCGGCCGCCGGGGAGATCAACAACTTCCCCGGGCCGAGTGTGCCGTTCGGCATGGTGCAGTTCTCCCCGGACACGCTCGGCTCCTATGCCGGGTACCAGTACCACAACGACAAGATCCGAGGTTTCAGCCTCACGCACGCCAGTGTCGGCTGCAGCGCGTTCGGGGACGTGCCGATCCTGCCGGTGAGCGGGGAGGTCGGGGCCAAGCCCTGGGACCGGGTCGAGAGGTACCAGCACAGCTCCGAGCAGGCCGAGCCCGGCTACTACGCGGTGACCCTGGAGGACTCCCGGGTGCGCGCCGAGCTGACCGCGACCACCCGCACCGGTCTGGCCACCTTCACCTTCCCGGCCGACGCCCCCGCGCACGTGCTGGTCAAAGGCGGTGCCAGCCTTGGCGGCAACTCGCACGCCCAGGTCACGCTGGCGGGGGACCGCACGGTGACCGGGTCGGCGACCTCGGGCAACTTCTGCGGCAAGAACAACAAGTACACCGTGCACTACGCGATCACCTTCGACCAGCCGTTCACCGCGCACGGCACCTGGGACGGCGGCACCGTCACCCCCGGCGGCACCCAGGTCACCGCCACCCGCGCGGGCGCCTACCTGAGCTTCGCCGCCCGCCAGGTCAAGGCCAAGGTAGCGCTGTCCTTCACCGATCTGGACGGCGCGCGCCGCAACCTGGCCACCGAGGTGCCGCACTGGGATCCCGCGCTGGTGCGCGCGGACACCCGCGCCCGCTGGCAGCGCGAGCTCGGCAGGATCCGGGTCGCGGGCACCGACACCGGCCAGCTCAAGACCTTCTACACCGCGCTGTACCACTCGCTGATGCACCCCAACACGTTCAACGACGTGGACGGCCGCTACCTGGGCTTCGACCACCGGGTGCACACGCTGACCGGCGGGCGCACGCAGTACGCGAACTTCTCCGACTGGGACACCTACCGCAGCCTGGCCCCGCTGCACGGCTGGCTGTGGCCCCGCGAGGCCAGTGACATGGCGCAGTCGCTGGTCAACGACGCCGTGCAGGGCGGCTGGTGGCCGCGCTGGCCGATCGCCAACCAGTCCACCGGGCAGATGACCGGCGACAACTCGGTACCGCTGATCGCTGCCCTGCACGCCTACGGCGCCCGCGACTTCGACCTGCCGACCGCGTTGCGCTACCTGGTCAAGGGCGCCACGACCGTGGACACCACGCCCGGCGCCTACCAGGAACGGCCGGGCATCACCGAGTACCTCAAGCACGGCTACCTGCCCAATACCGACGTGGCCAAGGCCGACCACAACCGCGCGGGCGCCTCGATCACCCTGGAGTGGTCGGTCGACGACTTCGCCATCGCCCAGCTCGCCCAGGCCGCGGGTGACCGGAAGACGGCGGCGGAGTTCGCGCGGCGCGCGCAGAACTGGCAGAACCTGTTCAACCCGGCCACCAGCCACATCCAGCCGCGCGGCGGTGACGGCCGCTTCCCGGACGGTCCGGTGGTCATCCCGCCCTCCGGCTTCGGCCAGGACGGCTTCGACGAGGGCAACGCCGTGCAGTACACGTGGATGGTGCCGCACAACCCGGCGGGCCTGATCACCGCGATGGGCGGCCGCACGGCGGTGGCCTCGCGCCTGGACACCTTCGTCACCAAGCTCAACGCCGGTCCGCTGCAACCGCACCTGTGGGCCGGGAACGAGCCCGCGTTCGGGATTCCGTGGCTGTACAACCACATCGGGCAGCCGTGGCGCACGCAGGAGGTCGTGCGGCAGGTCATGACCACCCTGTTCAGCCCGACCCCCGACGGCGAGCCGGGCAACGACGACCTCGGCGCGCAGTCCTCCTGGTATGTGTGGGCGGCGCTGGGCCTGTACCCGGCCACCCCCGCGACCCCGGAGCTGGCGCTGCACAACCCGCTGTTCCCGCGTGTGGTGCTGGACCTGCCGGGGCGGGACCTGGAGATCCGGGCGCCCAAGGCGGCCAGTGGCGGCAGGTACGTGCGGGGCATGACCCTGGACGGCCGGCGCTGGGACCGCGGCTCGCTGCCGCGCGAGGTCGTCGTGCGGGGCGGGCGCCTGGACGTGGACCTCGGCACCTCGCCCGACCGCCGGTGGGCCACGTCCCCGCAGTCCGCCCCACCGTCCTATCGCGACGGTGAGCACGCGTTCCTGGCCAGTGCCACCAGTCTCACCACGGTACGGCCGGGCGGGGTGGGGGAGTTCAGCGTGCACGCGCGCCGCCTCGCCGGTACCGACCGCGCGCTGGCGCTGACCGCGACCCCGCCCGCCGGGCTCACCGTGACCGGCCCGCGCGAGCTGTCCCCGGACGGCGGGGTGGCGCGGTTCCAGGTGTCGGCGAGCGCGTCGGAGGGCTACCACGAGATCCCGGTCACCATCACCGGCCGGGACCGTGTGGTGCGCACCTCGGTGACGGTGCTCGTCGCCCCGGAGGGCAGCCTGGTCACGCGGTACGACAACACCGGGATCTCCGACGACACCGACAAGGGCCAGGCCAACATCGACAACGGCGGCAACAGCTACTCGCGGCAGGCCCTGGCCGAGGCGGGCCTGACCGGCGGCGAACCGGGGGAGGTCGGGGGACTGCGGTTCACCTGGCCCGCCGCGCCGCCGGGACGTCCGGACAACACCGCCGCGAACGGCCAGACCGTGGCGATCGCCGGTGCCCCCACCAGGCTGAGCTTCGTCGGCGCGGCCACCAACGGCGACCACCGGGGGAGAGCCAAGGTCACCTTCACCGACGGCTCCACCGCGGAGACCGACCTGTCCTTCGGCGACTGGGTGCTGCCCGGCGGCGGGGACCGGGACCCGGTGTTCGGCAACTCGGTGGTGGCGCGGCCCCGTTACCGCAACGTGTCCTCGGGTGGTGCCGGACCGGCGTTCGTCTTCGCCACCGCGCCGTTCCAGGCCCCGGCGGGCAAGACGATCGCGAGCGTGACGTTGCCGGGCAACCGGCAGCTGCACGTGTTCGCGCTGGCGACGGCCTAACGCGCGGCGGGGGCGGGCGGCGCGGTCGTCGCCCGCTCCACCAGGCGCGTGGGCAGCCACTCCCGGCGCGGCTGGTCCGGGGCCTCGTCGGCCTCGGGCGGGTTGAGCAGCATCTCCACCGCGAGCCGCCCGGCCAGCGCCACGGGCATGGCCACCGTGGTCAGCGCGGGCTGGCAGAGCCCGGCGAAGACCAGGTCGTCGTACCCGGTCAGGCTCATGTCCTCTGGTACGCGCACGCCGTGCTCGCGCAGCCGCGCCAGCACGCCCAGGGCCATCACGTCGTTGTAGGCGATGGTCGCGGTGATGCCCTGCTGGGCCAGCAGCAGGTCGGCCGCGGCCACCCCGCCCTCGTAGCGGGGCGGGAACGGCCCGAGCTCGACGACCTCCAGGCCGTGCTCGGGCGCGGAGGAGCGCAGACCCTGGCGGCGCTGCTGGTTGGACCAGGAGGTGTCCGGGCCGCTGAGAAAGGCGACCCGGCGGTGCCCGAGGCCCGCGAGGTGCTCGACGAGCTGGCGGATGCCGTCCCCGGCGTTCATCAGCGCGGCGGGCGTGCCGGGCAGCTCGCGGTTGACCAGGACCAGCCTGGTGGAGGCGGCGACCTTGAGCAGCGGCTCGTCCGGCAGGCCGGGTGCGCACACGATGAGCCCGTCGACCTGCTGGGCCATGGTGCGTACCAGCTTCTCCTCGACCACCGGGTCCTCGTCGCTGTCGGCGACGAACACCGAGTGGTCGGCCTGGCCGGCCGCGTGCTGCACGGCCTTGAGCACGCCGGTGAAGAACGGGTTGTCCAGGTCGGGCACCACGATGCCGAGGTTGCCGGTACGCCCGGTGATCAGGCCGCGGGCCGCGCGGTTGGGCTGGTAGCCCAGCGCCGCGGCGGCGGACAGCACCCGTTCCCGGGTCTGCTCGCGCACCAGGTTGGGTGAGCTCAGGGCTCGCGAGACCGTGGCCACCGACACCTGCGCCTGGCGCGCGACGTCCCGGATGGTCGCCGCCGCTCCCGTGGTTCCCCGTTGCCGCACGCGATCATCCTAGTCAGTGGGAGGGGTGGACGCCGGGCGTGACGGCGCCCACTTCCCACTGTGCCACATCGCCGTGCCGCGGAGTGGGGCTCAGGCGGGCTTCGGCGAGTCGAGCGTCGGACGGCTCTTGTCCCGCCACTTCCCTCGCGTGAAGTCCGGGATCGCCACCGACGCGCCCTTGCGCTTGATCGACTCGGCGCTGAGCGGTACCGGCGCGCTCCACGCGGCGGAGTCGTAGACGTCGATCTCCGGCGCCAGCCCCAGCTTCATGGTCTGCATGGTGCGGTAGACCATGAGGTAGTCCATGCCGCCGTGCCCGCCGGGCCCGGGACCGATGTCGGTCCACAGCCAGTGGTCGAACTCCTTGAAGTCGGCGAAGGAACCCCACTTGTGCCCGCTGTGGCGCGGCTCGACGTAGATGCGCGGCGGGTAGTCCTCGAACACGCCCTTGGTCCCGGCGACCTGGTTGAGGCGGCTGTAGGGGTAGGGGTTGGACACGTTGTGCTGCAAGCGGATCACCTTGCCGAGCGCGGTCTGGATCAGGCTCATCGTGGTGTCGCCCTTGACGTAGTGCTCCTTCCACGAGGAGTCGCCGGGCTCCTCGTGCGCCTGCCGGTACTCGGCCATGCCGAGCGCGGGCGTGGCCATGGAGGTGATGCGGGCCAGCCGGTCACCGCGGTGTACGCCGAAGTACCCGGCGACGGGGCCGAGGCCGTGGGTGGGGTAGTGGTCGGCGTTGAGCTTGGTGTGCCAGGCGCGGCGCCACTCGGCGGCGTAGTAGGTGTCGGAGAGCAGGAGCTCGCGCAGGTCGTGGATGTAGGCACCGGCGCCGTGCAGCACCTCGCCGAAGACCCCGGCGCGCACCATGCGCAGCAGGCGCAGCTCGTTCTGGCCGTAGCAGCAGTTCTCGAGCTGGACGCAGTGGCGGCGGGTGCGCTCGGAGGCGTCGACCAGCTGCCAGAGTTCGGGCAGCGTCAACGCCATGGGGCACTCGACGCCGACGTGCTTGCCCCCGTGCAGGGCGGCGAGCGACATCGGCACGTGCCACTCCCAGGGCGTGGCGATGTAGACGAAGTCGACGTCGTCGCGGGCGCACAGCTGCTCGTAGGCGCGCTCCCCCTTGACGTGCCGCGCGGGCTCGGGCTGCCCGGCATCGCGCACCTTCTTGGCGGCCCGCTCGACGGCGGCGGCATTGGTGTCGCACAACGCGGTCACCCGCACCCAGGGCACGGCGAGGAACATGTCGATCATCGACCCGCCGCGGTTCCCGAGCCCGACGATCCCGACCCGCACGACGTCATGCCGCTGGAACGGCACCCCGATCATGGTCTTCCCACGGGAGGGCGGCGCGGCCCCGGTGTCCCCGGCCCCACTCTGATCGGCGGCGGCCGGGTCGGCGGCGGCGCTGGCCCCCACGACCCCGAACCCCCCGAGGGCAGCCGCCCCAGCCGCCGCGGCCCCGGTCCCGAGCAAAGCCCGCCGAGAGACCCCGCTGCCCGGATGCTCCTGCTGCGCCATGACGCCTCCTGATCGAAGCTGACTGAAACCGCGATGTTTCAAGCACTAATCAACATCAGGGGCAGGTTTACACAGCCTGGAGACCTCCGGGACCCGACGATCGGAGGGTGTCCCGCCCCTGACCGGCCGCAAGATCGCGTAGCCGTGCGGTTTCCGGGCCGCCAGAGCGCGCGGTAGGGTGAAACCAGACGGGCCCGGAGCTGCGACAACACCCATCAGCTGGGCCCCGGCGAACCCGGTGGAACCTCACCCGATCGTGGCGGAAATCAGGGAAACGAAATCGCCGCGGAAAACGATCCGCTGGGGGAAGGCGGTGGGCGCGGCGGCAGGCTCCACACTGCGCCATCCGGCCCAGTGCCCGGGGCGGGTGCATGAGGTGGGACGCCGCCCGCGACGGCTCCGGCCTCGCGCACGTCGGAGGCTTCCGGGCTTGCGTGAAGGCTCGCGGTTCGCGCACCCCGATGCGGCTCGCGCCCCCGGCCACGGGACCTTGAGCAGCACGCCCCGGAACCCTGCCCGCCTCGGCCTCGGCCTCGGGATCGACCTCGGCCTCGGCCTCCGGATCGGGACCTGGGCCCGAGAGCCCGGCCCGGGAATGGCACACCGGGTGTGGCCCGGCCCCGGCGCTAGGCGATCTCCACCATCACCGTTGGCAGGAAGCCCGTGTAGGCCGCTGGGTCGAAGCTCCCTGCCTGGGGGTGCAGGACCGCGGCCGCTGACAGGGCGGCGGCTTCGCGGAGGATCTGGGGCCAGGTGTGGTTCGTGGTCAGGCCCGCGGCCAGGGCGGCGACGCAGGCGTCGCCCGCGCCGGTGGGGTTGCCGGAGAGGCGGCGGGGTGGGCGGGCTCGCCAGGAGCCTTCGGTGGTGATGGCCAGGAGGCCCGCTGGGCCGCCTGAGGCCAGGACCGCCTCCGCGCCCTGGTCCAGGAGGGTTCGGGCCGCGGTGGCCGGGTCGGCTATGCCGGTGACCGCTCGGAGTTCGGCCGCGTTCGGTTTGACCGCCGTCGGGTTGGCCGGAAGGGCCTGGCGGAGGGCTTCGCCGTCCGCGTCCAGGACTGTGGGGGTGTCTCCGGCCAGGGTGAGGAGGTCTCGGTAGGCGTCCGGTGGTGCGCCCGGGGGGAGGCTGCCCGAGAGGACCACGACCGTGGCCTGTTGTGCCAGGGAGGCGTAGTGGGTGCGGAAGGTCGCCCATTCGGCGGAGGTGATCCCGGGGCCCGGTTCGTTGAACAGGGTCGCGTCGCCCGTGCTCACGATCGTCACCGTGCGGCGGGACTCGCCGTCGATCTTGACCAGGGCCTCCGGGAGGTTCGCGGCGGCCAGCTCGGTGCGGATCGCGTGGCCCGTGTCGCCGCCCGCCAGGCCCGTCACCAGCGTCTCGTGCCCCAGTGCTCGGAGGACCCGCGCCACGTTCACGCCTTTGCCGCCCGCCCTCGTGTGCACCTCGCGCACCCGGTGGGTCGTGTGCGGGCGCAGGTCGTCGACCGTGTAGGTGACGTCCAGCGCCGCGTTCAGGGTGACCGTCAGGATCACGGGGTCGCTCGCAGGACCGCCAGCAGGCGTGCCGACTCCGCCGCCACCGCGTCCCGGCCCGCC
Proteins encoded in this region:
- a CDS encoding Gfo/Idh/MocA family protein; translation: MAQQEHPGSGVSRRALLGTGAAAAGAAALGGFGVVGASAAADPAAADQSGAGDTGAAPPSRGKTMIGVPFQRHDVVRVGIVGLGNRGGSMIDMFLAVPWVRVTALCDTNAAAVERAAKKVRDAGQPEPARHVKGERAYEQLCARDDVDFVYIATPWEWHVPMSLAALHGGKHVGVECPMALTLPELWQLVDASERTRRHCVQLENCCYGQNELRLLRMVRAGVFGEVLHGAGAYIHDLRELLLSDTYYAAEWRRAWHTKLNADHYPTHGLGPVAGYFGVHRGDRLARITSMATPALGMAEYRQAHEEPGDSSWKEHYVKGDTTMSLIQTALGKVIRLQHNVSNPYPYSRLNQVAGTKGVFEDYPPRIYVEPRHSGHKWGSFADFKEFDHWLWTDIGPGPGGHGGMDYLMVYRTMQTMKLGLAPEIDVYDSAAWSAPVPLSAESIKRKGASVAIPDFTRGKWRDKSRPTLDSPKPA
- a CDS encoding LacI family DNA-binding transcriptional regulator encodes the protein MRQRGTTGAAATIRDVARQAQVSVATVSRALSSPNLVREQTRERVLSAAAALGYQPNRAARGLITGRTGNLGIVVPDLDNPFFTGVLKAVQHAAGQADHSVFVADSDEDPVVEEKLVRTMAQQVDGLIVCAPGLPDEPLLKVAASTRLVLVNRELPGTPAALMNAGDGIRQLVEHLAGLGHRRVAFLSGPDTSWSNQQRRQGLRSSAPEHGLEVVELGPFPPRYEGGVAAADLLLAQQGITATIAYNDVMALGVLARLREHGVRVPEDMSLTGYDDLVFAGLCQPALTTVAMPVALAGRLAVEMLLNPPEADEAPDQPRREWLPTRLVERATTAPPAPAAR
- a CDS encoding 1-phosphofructokinase family hexose kinase; this encodes MILTVTLNAALDVTYTVDDLRPHTTHRVREVHTRAGGKGVNVARVLRALGHETLVTGLAGGDTGHAIRTELAAANLPEALVKIDGESRRTVTIVSTGDATLFNEPGPGITSAEWATFRTHYASLAQQATVVVLSGSLPPGAPPDAYRDLLTLAGDTPTVLDADGEALRQALPANPTAVKPNAAELRAVTGIADPATAARTLLDQGAEAVLASGGPAGLLAITTEGSWRARPPRRLSGNPTGAGDACVAALAAGLTTNHTWPQILREAAALSAAAVLHPQAGSFDPAAYTGFLPTVMVEIA
- a CDS encoding GH92 family glycosyl hydrolase; the protein is MRVGRLLGVVAALVCALPALASAEPAGAAESPLIADSTAYVDPFIGTGLANAAAGEINNFPGPSVPFGMVQFSPDTLGSYAGYQYHNDKIRGFSLTHASVGCSAFGDVPILPVSGEVGAKPWDRVERYQHSSEQAEPGYYAVTLEDSRVRAELTATTRTGLATFTFPADAPAHVLVKGGASLGGNSHAQVTLAGDRTVTGSATSGNFCGKNNKYTVHYAITFDQPFTAHGTWDGGTVTPGGTQVTATRAGAYLSFAARQVKAKVALSFTDLDGARRNLATEVPHWDPALVRADTRARWQRELGRIRVAGTDTGQLKTFYTALYHSLMHPNTFNDVDGRYLGFDHRVHTLTGGRTQYANFSDWDTYRSLAPLHGWLWPREASDMAQSLVNDAVQGGWWPRWPIANQSTGQMTGDNSVPLIAALHAYGARDFDLPTALRYLVKGATTVDTTPGAYQERPGITEYLKHGYLPNTDVAKADHNRAGASITLEWSVDDFAIAQLAQAAGDRKTAAEFARRAQNWQNLFNPATSHIQPRGGDGRFPDGPVVIPPSGFGQDGFDEGNAVQYTWMVPHNPAGLITAMGGRTAVASRLDTFVTKLNAGPLQPHLWAGNEPAFGIPWLYNHIGQPWRTQEVVRQVMTTLFSPTPDGEPGNDDLGAQSSWYVWAALGLYPATPATPELALHNPLFPRVVLDLPGRDLEIRAPKAASGGRYVRGMTLDGRRWDRGSLPREVVVRGGRLDVDLGTSPDRRWATSPQSAPPSYRDGEHAFLASATSLTTVRPGGVGEFSVHARRLAGTDRALALTATPPAGLTVTGPRELSPDGGVARFQVSASASEGYHEIPVTITGRDRVVRTSVTVLVAPEGSLVTRYDNTGISDDTDKGQANIDNGGNSYSRQALAEAGLTGGEPGEVGGLRFTWPAAPPGRPDNTAANGQTVAIAGAPTRLSFVGAATNGDHRGRAKVTFTDGSTAETDLSFGDWVLPGGGDRDPVFGNSVVARPRYRNVSSGGAGPAFVFATAPFQAPAGKTIASVTLPGNRQLHVFALATA